One Algibacter sp. L3A6 genomic region harbors:
- the trpC gene encoding indole-3-glycerol phosphate synthase TrpC — translation MNILDKITLDKRKEVELRKSLIPVSQLEQSVLFGRQTVSLANNLRNSKSGIIAEHKRRSPSKSVINNGLNVQDVAKGYQDAGVCGMSVLTDGKYFGGSLDDLLTARASCNLPLLRKEFIIDEYQMLEAKAYGADVILLIAAILSRDEIKQFSEFAKSLNLDVLLEVHNEEELHKSIMPSLDMLGVNNRNLKTFEVSLETSKLLSTQIPNDFVKVSESGISSVEAIKELQPFGYQGFLIGENFMKTDNPGASATEFINQLNK, via the coding sequence ATGAATATTTTAGACAAAATAACATTAGATAAACGTAAGGAAGTTGAACTTCGTAAAAGTTTAATCCCAGTTTCTCAATTAGAACAATCTGTTTTATTTGGAAGACAAACCGTTTCACTTGCTAATAATTTACGCAACAGTAAATCTGGAATTATAGCCGAACATAAACGCAGATCGCCATCAAAATCTGTAATTAATAACGGATTAAACGTTCAAGATGTAGCAAAAGGCTATCAAGATGCTGGCGTTTGTGGTATGTCTGTTCTAACCGATGGAAAATACTTTGGAGGCTCTCTAGACGATTTATTAACAGCACGAGCAAGTTGCAACTTACCATTACTCAGAAAAGAATTTATAATCGATGAATATCAAATGCTAGAAGCCAAGGCTTATGGCGCCGATGTTATTTTGCTTATTGCAGCTATTCTTTCTCGAGACGAAATAAAACAATTCTCTGAGTTTGCAAAAAGCTTAAATCTAGATGTGCTTTTAGAAGTACATAACGAAGAGGAATTACATAAATCTATTATGCCAAGCTTAGATATGCTTGGTGTAAATAACAGAAATTTAAAAACCTTTGAAGTTAGTTTAGAAACTAGTAAATTATTAAGCACACAGATACCAAACGATTTTGTAAAAGTATCAGAAAGTGGCATAAGCAGCGTTGAAGCCATTAAAGAACTTCAGCCATTTGGATATCAAGGATTTTTAATAGGTGAAAACTTTATGAAAACAGACAATCCTGGGGCAAGTGCTACTGAGTTTATAAACCAATTGAATAAATAG
- the trpB gene encoding tryptophan synthase subunit beta yields the protein MENYNVNEKGYYGEFGGAFIPEMLYPNVEELRQNYLKVMAEPDFKKEFDQLLKDYVGRPSPLYFAKRLSEKYNTKIYLKREDLNHTGAHKINNTVGQILMAKRLGKTRIIAETGAGQHGVATATVCALMGLECIVYMGEIDIARQAPNVARMKMLGATVVPALSGSRTLKDATNEAIRDWINNPVNTHYIIGSAIGPHPYPDMVTRFQSIISEEIKWQLKEQIGRENPDYVVACIGGGSNAAGTYYHYLHELDVKIIAVEAAGLGVDSGESAATSVLGHEGVIHGCKTLLMQTKDGQITEPYSISAGLDYPGVGPMHAHLCKTGRAEFMSITDDQAMTAGLDLCKLEGIIPAIESSHALAIFEEKTFKPDDVVVVSLSGRGDKDLQNYIEYFKI from the coding sequence ATGGAAAATTATAACGTAAACGAAAAAGGCTATTACGGCGAATTTGGTGGTGCATTTATTCCAGAAATGCTTTACCCGAATGTGGAAGAATTACGCCAGAACTATTTAAAAGTGATGGCAGAACCAGATTTCAAAAAGGAATTCGATCAACTTTTAAAAGATTATGTTGGTCGCCCATCTCCTTTATATTTTGCTAAACGTCTTTCTGAAAAATACAACACTAAAATCTATTTAAAGCGTGAAGATTTAAACCATACTGGCGCACACAAAATAAACAATACGGTTGGACAAATTTTAATGGCCAAACGTTTAGGTAAAACTAGAATTATTGCTGAAACTGGAGCAGGACAACACGGTGTTGCCACTGCTACTGTTTGTGCTTTAATGGGACTAGAATGTATTGTTTACATGGGCGAAATTGATATTGCGCGTCAAGCACCAAACGTAGCCAGAATGAAAATGTTAGGCGCTACCGTTGTACCTGCACTTTCTGGAAGTAGAACTTTAAAAGATGCTACAAACGAAGCCATTCGCGATTGGATTAACAACCCTGTGAATACACATTATATTATTGGATCGGCTATTGGACCGCACCCATACCCAGATATGGTTACTAGATTTCAATCGATAATTTCCGAAGAAATAAAATGGCAATTAAAAGAACAAATCGGGAGAGAAAACCCTGATTATGTTGTGGCTTGTATTGGCGGCGGAAGTAATGCTGCCGGAACATACTACCATTATTTACACGAACTTGATGTAAAAATTATTGCTGTTGAAGCTGCTGGATTAGGTGTTGATTCTGGAGAGAGTGCTGCTACTTCTGTTTTAGGGCACGAAGGTGTTATTCATGGTTGTAAAACCTTGTTAATGCAAACTAAAGATGGACAGATTACAGAGCCTTACTCTATTTCGGCTGGTTTAGATTATCCTGGTGTTGGTCCAATGCACGCACATTTATGCAAAACGGGACGTGCTGAATTTATGTCGATTACAGATGATCAAGCTATGACGGCTGGTTTGGATTTATGTAAACTAGAAGGTATTATTCCGGCTATTGAGAGTTCGCATGCGCTGGCTATTTTTGAAGAAAAAACTTTTAAACCAGACGACGTGGTTGTTGTGAGTCTTTCAGGACGTGGTGATAAGGATTTACAGAATTATATTGAATATTTTAAAATATAA
- the trpA gene encoding tryptophan synthase subunit alpha: MNRIQTKLKENKKLLSIYFTAGYPSIDDTVGIIEGLEKNGVDMIEIGLPFSDPLADGPTIQASSTQALKNGMTTEVLFDQLKDIRKTVSIPLIIMGYFNPMLQYGVEAFCKKCQDIGIDGLIIPDLPVDVYNDEYKATFEKYGLINVFLITPQTSVERINFIDSISNGFIYMVSSASVTGSSSGFGDEQMSYFERIAKMKLKNPQIIGFGISDNETFTQATEHAKGAIIGSAFIKHITENGVNKTDVFVKSILG; this comes from the coding sequence ATGAATCGTATTCAAACTAAACTCAAAGAAAATAAAAAACTACTGTCTATATACTTCACGGCAGGATATCCAAGCATTGACGATACTGTTGGTATTATTGAAGGTTTGGAAAAAAACGGGGTAGACATGATAGAAATAGGACTCCCTTTTAGTGATCCTTTGGCCGATGGACCAACGATACAAGCTAGTTCTACGCAAGCATTGAAAAATGGTATGACTACCGAGGTGCTTTTCGATCAGTTAAAAGATATTAGAAAAACGGTATCTATTCCGTTAATAATTATGGGCTATTTTAATCCAATGTTGCAATATGGTGTGGAGGCGTTTTGTAAAAAATGTCAGGACATTGGTATCGATGGCTTAATAATTCCAGATTTACCTGTAGATGTTTATAACGATGAGTACAAAGCGACTTTTGAAAAATACGGCCTGATAAACGTGTTTTTAATTACGCCACAAACCTCTGTGGAGCGTATTAATTTTATCGATTCTATCTCGAATGGCTTTATTTATATGGTAAGTAGCGCTAGTGTTACAGGAAGTAGTTCTGGGTTTGGAGACGAACAAATGAGCTATTTTGAGCGTATTGCAAAAATGAAACTAAAAAACCCACAGATTATTGGTTTTGGAATTTCGGATAATGAAACTTTTACACAGGCTACCGAACACGCTAAAGGCGCCATTATTGGTAGTGCTTTTATAAAGCACATTACGGAAAACGGTGTTAACAAAACGGATGTATTTGTAAAATCGATACTCGGTTAA